The segment CTCGAAGCGCGCGGAAGAAGTCCGCAACGCCAGCTCGCCCCGTTCTTCTTCCTATCCAGGGGACCCTCCGGGTGTCGCCTGGGATATCCCAGTCGACCTCCTCACTGAACAGCGACGCGATGGCGTCCGGCTCCGCGCCCGCTCGCAGGCGTGCGAAATAAGCGCTGGCGATGGCGCGGGTATCCGTGTGTTCCGCGGGTTTGCCCCGTAGGAGCCGGACGCGCTCCAGGTCCGCGCTGGTGAAGTCCGGATCGACATAGATATGAACGCGCCGGATCAGCGGCCCATCGAACTCGAAGACATTGCAGAAGCGGCCCTGGGATATCTCGTTGTCCGGCCAGTGCACACCGCCGCGCGTCACGCCGCGCTCCGTCCCCTCGACCACGATGCTGTCGCCCGAGACCACGTAACGGAAGCCCTCGATATCGTGCTCGATGCTTTCCAGGTAGCTCGTGAGCAGCTGCGAGAATCGTGCGAGCTCGGCCTTGCCTCGGCTCACGCCAAACTTGGGGAAGAACAACTGCACGTCTTCGGTGAAGAGCTCCATGAGTCCAGGGTCTCTGCGATCCACCTTCCTGAAATAGTCCTGGACCGCCTTCAACCGGCTGTTGCTGTCGGGTTGCTCCGCCATATCGCCCCTTTATGTAGAACCGACTACAGAAATAGGAAGCTTGATGGGGAGCGTCAAGAGATTCCATAATCCCGGCTACAGAAATAGGGCCGACATGTCGAATCGAGGAAGACCCCGGAGTTTCGATCGCGATCTCGCACTGCGGCGCGCGTTGGAGGTGTTCTGGGCCAAGGGGTACGAAGGCGCACAGATCGCCGATCTCACCTTGGCCATGGGAATCAATCCACCGAGCTTCTACGCGGCCTTCGGTTCGAAGGAGGCCGCTTTTCGAGAGGCGCTCGAGTTGTATCTGGGCACGTCCGGTGCCGGCAGCATGCGAGTCCTGGACGAGGTGGCGACAGTCCAGGAGGCCATCGAGGCCATGTTGAGGGAGAGCGTGGAGATCGCACTGGCCGCTCCCCACGCGAAGGGCTGTCTGGTTGTCCTGGGGCTCGTCAACTGCGCTCCGGACAACGCGCCGCTCGGCGGCCACCTCGCGGAAATGAGGCACACCACCTTCAGGCGGATCCAGCAGCGAATCGAGCGGGGTGTGCGGGACGGAGACCTGCCCGCCCACGTCGATACGAAGGCCCTGGCCGCCTTCTATTGCACCGTCATGCAGGGCTTGTCGCTACGGGCCAGGGATGGAGCCTCTCGCGAGGAGCTCCTCGGCACGGTGACCTTGTCGATGAGCATCCTGAACGCCCACAAATCCCCCTCTCCGGCGAGTCGCCGGAACAGCCGCACTGGAGCGAGACGCGTCTGACCCATGAACATCGACCATTGGCTGGTCCTGGCGGATCCATCTTCGCCATACCTGAGAGTGTATTGGCGTACGTGAAGGGAGCAGGAGGGGTGAGAGCGATTCTGGAGCACCTGGGACGGCCCACGGCGAGTGTGCGCCTGGCCCCTGCGCTTTGGGCCACATCAGGCCGCGGGGTGTTGAAGCTCGAGACACCCAAGAACCCCAGGGCCCCTGCCGCGCACCTCCTGGGAGGGCAGCCCAGGCAGACGTGTGCCCCAAGCGCGCAGCACCGCTTCTCCACTGGCCCGGCGCACGGCCCCGACCGCACCCCTCCGCGGCCTTCCTCTCCCCCTCCCCTCCATCCCCCACCCTCCACAGGGCCCCCATCCCGCCTATACGCTGGCCTACCCGTACTTCCACCAGCGCGGCTTCACCAGCCAGGCACCTCACGAGTGTGCGTCCTCTGCCCGAGCTTCGGCCCTGGCCACTCCACCAGCCCCGAGATTGGGCCTCCACGACTCTCACCCCACGAAGTGCTGCTGCGGCGCAACTTGTTCCGCGACCGTGCTGGAACGTGCCGCGCCCACTTCTCCCAGCCCCCATGAGACCGCGCCGTCACGCAAGGACCCGAGCGTACCAGGCCCGTCACGACAGGCCCCTTCCCGCGCCAAGTTCCGCACTCTGGCCCCTGGAGCCGTCGCTGTCAGAGCGCGCCTGAATACTCCGAGCAGTCCTGCCAGGACCCATTAGGTCCCAAATGGATTGGAGGATGTATCCATGCGTTTTCGAGTGTGCTTCGCACTTCTCTTCTGGGTGTCCGCCTGCGCGAGCGCGCCCGCCTCGCCCTCGATGTCACGGCCTCCGCCTTCGCCCCGACTCCTCC is part of the Cystobacter ferrugineus genome and harbors:
- a CDS encoding nuclear transport factor 2 family protein, which encodes MAEQPDSNSRLKAVQDYFRKVDRRDPGLMELFTEDVQLFFPKFGVSRGKAELARFSQLLTSYLESIEHDIEGFRYVVSGDSIVVEGTERGVTRGGVHWPDNEISQGRFCNVFEFDGPLIRRVHIYVDPDFTSADLERVRLLRGKPAEHTDTRAIASAYFARLRAGAEPDAIASLFSEEVDWDIPGDTRRVPWIGRRTGRAGVADFFRALREQVESLRFEIRSLGVDGDEAVALGALESRVKRTGKIIESEFALHMTIRNGLIVRYRLFEDSFAVARATDP
- a CDS encoding TetR/AcrR family transcriptional regulator encodes the protein MSNRGRPRSFDRDLALRRALEVFWAKGYEGAQIADLTLAMGINPPSFYAAFGSKEAAFREALELYLGTSGAGSMRVLDEVATVQEAIEAMLRESVEIALAAPHAKGCLVVLGLVNCAPDNAPLGGHLAEMRHTTFRRIQQRIERGVRDGDLPAHVDTKALAAFYCTVMQGLSLRARDGASREELLGTVTLSMSILNAHKSPSPASRRNSRTGARRV